One window of the Trifolium pratense cultivar HEN17-A07 linkage group LG2, ARS_RC_1.1, whole genome shotgun sequence genome contains the following:
- the LOC123909006 gene encoding uncharacterized protein LOC123909006 — protein MGNYLTLCKPISRSCYIFDTMEKHVKFVRVTKEDGKILEFSSPIYVKDILTNFPANSIGVTKNATETLSQDDELKGGKLYYMIPHKEAEPEAGIKRIKVLITKKQLQQLVTEQISLQELLSFVKTDGVNLRCDKKSILDSIPEENE, from the coding sequence atgggTAATTATCTTACCCTTTGTAAACCAATTTCAAGATCATGTTACATATTTGACACTATGGAAAAACATGTTAAATTTGTTAGAGTAACAAAAGAAGATGGTAAGATACTAGAGTTTAGTTCTCCAATCTATGTCAAAGATATATTAACAAATTTTCCTGCTAATAGTATTGGTGTTACAAAGAATGCAACAGAGACTTTATCACAAGATGATGAATTGAAGGGTGGAAAATTATACTACATGATTCCACATAAAGAGGCAGAGCCAGAAGCTGGAATAAAGAGGATCAAAGTTTTGATAACAAAGAAGCAGCTTCAGCAATTAGTGACTGAACAAATATCATTACAAGAATTACTATCATTTGTTAAAACAGATGGTGTTAATTTGAGATGTGATAAGAAGTCAATATTGGATTCTATACCTGAAGAAAATGAGTAA